A single Streptomyces sannanensis DNA region contains:
- a CDS encoding GIY-YIG nuclease family protein — protein MYIQRNPAFPEMLKIGYSDRLAEDRAKELSRTSVPFPFEVLFRTVSSHAENVERAVHRLLTAQRVSAEREFFRASLETAIEAIRHCQGEATGINSWEPIPAIHRLRADDRVILPLKAGQLFALTARPHLLSSSAKILDYWQAHSDGDLLEIHATRDPGHVAGISDDDPGAYEDPVPFLDRDGTARNSMLLGRERLVAGDRLVWFSDEEGPADARGVVFEVDAFCQVTYRTSAPQRGPLDLPLLLNDLERDIPSAMGALIRDVLALSPPRSWAPRNPREEDGWAVVATDPQPPEYWLPQLERRRKDLRRERP, from the coding sequence GTGTATATCCAGCGGAACCCTGCCTTCCCGGAGATGCTCAAGATCGGCTACTCCGACCGGCTCGCGGAGGACCGGGCGAAGGAGCTGTCACGCACCTCGGTCCCCTTCCCTTTCGAGGTGCTCTTTAGGACCGTCTCCTCCCATGCCGAGAATGTAGAACGGGCCGTCCACCGGCTCCTCACCGCCCAACGGGTATCCGCAGAACGGGAGTTTTTCCGCGCTTCCCTGGAAACGGCCATCGAGGCAATCCGCCACTGCCAGGGCGAAGCAACCGGGATCAACAGCTGGGAGCCGATTCCTGCCATTCATCGCCTGCGCGCAGACGACCGCGTCATCCTGCCCCTGAAAGCCGGGCAGCTGTTCGCGCTCACCGCACGCCCCCACCTACTCAGCTCGTCCGCCAAGATCCTCGATTACTGGCAGGCCCACTCGGACGGCGATCTGCTGGAGATCCACGCCACGCGCGACCCCGGGCACGTGGCGGGAATCAGCGACGACGATCCCGGTGCATACGAGGACCCCGTGCCGTTCCTCGACCGGGACGGAACCGCGCGGAACAGCATGCTCCTGGGTCGGGAACGCCTGGTCGCTGGCGACCGGCTGGTTTGGTTCTCGGACGAGGAGGGGCCAGCCGACGCCCGCGGAGTCGTCTTCGAGGTAGACGCCTTCTGCCAGGTCACCTACAGGACGTCGGCCCCGCAACGGGGCCCGCTGGACCTTCCCCTCCTGCTGAACGACCTGGAGCGGGACATCCCTTCGGCCATGGGAGCACTCATTAGGGACGTTCTCGCACTCAGCCCACCGCGCTCCTGGGCTCCCCGGAACCCTCGCGAAGAGGACGGCTGGGCGGTAGTGGCCACCGATCCCCAGCCGCCCGAGTACTGGCTCCCCCAGCTCGAACGACGTCGCAAGGACCTCCGCCGAGAGCGGCCCTGA